The proteins below are encoded in one region of Triticum aestivum cultivar Chinese Spring chromosome 1B, IWGSC CS RefSeq v2.1, whole genome shotgun sequence:
- the LOC123097333 gene encoding putative F-box/LRR-repeat protein At3g44080 — protein MKKLSNDRISALPDDVLLTTLQFVDLRTAVSTGALARRWRHLPRLLSSLAIDVATLVPHPKGFSPPHHTVDCIMKSYTDSARWFLAEERSIKSLCLAFYLIDPYLLTIGDAVLKSLCRASRVHHPDGAACCHGQLRAACSTRSTLHVIPWCLSCGFQLGNQPHPAESAIHCLRLPGPPPHLQPTPAPFLGPLWLSHRLDPIGRRSRLFTSCSGNSCLLLPHSRPDQGSKT, from the exons ATG AAAAAACTCTCCAATGACAGGATCAGCGCGCTCCCTGACGACGTCCTCCTCACCACCCTCCAATTCGTCGACCTGCGCACGGCCGTCAGCACCGGCGCCCTCGCGAGACGATGGAGGCACCTCCCTCGTCTGCTTTCCAGCCTCGCCATCGATGTGGCCACCTTGGTACCCCATCCCAAGGGTTTCTCCCCACCCCATCACACGGTGGACTGTATAATGAAGAGCTACACTGATTCCGCGAGGTGGTTTCTGGCTGAAGAACGGAGCATCAAGAGCCTGTGCCTAGCCTTCTACCTGATCGACCCTTACCTGCTCACCATCGGCGACGCCGTTCTCAAGAGCCTGTGCCGAGCGTCTCGAGTTCACCATCCGGACGGAGCTGCCTGCTGCCATGGTCAACTACGAGCAGCGTGCTCTACTCGGTCGACGCTTCATGTCATTCCTTGGTGCTTGTCCTGTGGTTTTCAGCTGGGTAACCAGCCTCACCCTGCAGAATCTGCGATTCACTGCCTCAGACTTCCTGGCCCTCCTCCACACCTGCAGCCGACTCCAGCTCCTTTCCTTGGCCCACTGTGGCTCTCGCACCGACTCGATCCTATCGGTAGACGCTCCCGACTCTTCACTTCTTGCTCTGGAAATTCGTGCTTGCTTCTACCACACAGTCGACCTGATCAGGGTTCCAAAACTTGA